In Cydia pomonella isolate Wapato2018A chromosome 1, ilCydPomo1, whole genome shotgun sequence, one genomic interval encodes:
- the LOC133515614 gene encoding LOW QUALITY PROTEIN: uncharacterized protein LOC133515614 (The sequence of the model RefSeq protein was modified relative to this genomic sequence to represent the inferred CDS: deleted 1 base in 1 codon) — MSSPKLSERCPSSMSNGKKLLSNDSKEDSLDNSIRDSIKSERPGGGGGGIGGAAKSEEDWRRRTIIVEKKNGSYGFTLQSYGIHYKKEQEIEVITYVDHVEADGPAAASGMREGDVILSINGSDVERADHAAIVEAINACDSRMRMVVIFEDCVRKVELHLKYINIQRAIQSKLRELEKLTVRERQLFDTNWKTHSLPSQKKKSSPTDVSSDNEENNSTDNINGTYCRPTLSSENVTAAKPPQPSVFMYQYLDTRYGACIIQPNIRTGSFVITVGSPRNRRECHHYVVKTPNECHRASENHNNEYKSAGGKHSKSHRNSHSHSCTPCMPAYNNQDANSLEAYDLASPCCDPHCVPNSRKKIKRKKECSKEHKRKEKYQQIDKSTQKPDSFSNSRTKKVCSSGQCSSRYRYLTTESTQTSQCSLQSYATSNATAPCDNSVSSYSTSLSSDTLFWDNDRSEAKSSPKIQYQSSHQHVKPKSWDNLTTKAFGGYGFGYGYLDTTAKHANRSKSHGRSHSGRSTQSHHEYQHQSQEKHTHRQCSTSHHYQSYGRNHNHCAPTKSTESLIVVPKYQLESSGSESRLACDCGEAIEYYRKVSATKNSGDSHTGYYSHHFIYPTHSYKKKDSNVSSEITRL; from the exons ATGAGCTCACCGAAACTCAGTGAAAGATGTCCGAGCAGTATGAGCAATGGAAAAAAACTCTTAAGCAACGACTCAAAAGAGGATTCCTTAGATAATTca ATTAGAGATTCAATAAAGTCAGAGAGACCGGGGGGCGGAGGCGGCGGGATCGGCGGTGCAGCCAAAAGCGAAGAAGACTGGCGGCGCAGGACCATCATTGTCGAG AAAAAAAACGGCAGCTACGGGTTCACCCTCCAGAGCTACGGAATTCACTacaaaaag GAACAAGAAATAGAAGTAATAACTTATGTGGACCACGTGGAAGCGGACGGACCGGCGGCGGCATCGGGCATGCGCGAGGGCGACGTCATCCTGTCCATCAACGGCAGCGACGTGGAGCGCGCCGACCACGCCGCCATCGTCGAGGCCATTAACGCCTGCGACTCCCGCATGCGCATGGTCGTCATATTCGAAGACTGCGTCCGTAAAGTCGAGCTCCATCTCAAATACATTAACATACAACGAGCCATACAATCTAAATTGCGAGAACTAGAGAAATTAACCGTTCGTGAGCGCCAGCTATTCGACACAAATTGGAAGACGCACAGTTTACCTTCGCAAAAGAAAAAGTCTTCGCCGACTGACGTTTCTTCCGATAATGAAGAGAACAACTCGACAGACAACATCAATGGCACTTATTGCCGGCCAACGCTTTCCAGCGAAAACGTCACTGCCGCTAAACCTCCGCAGCCCAGTGTGTTTATGTACCAATACTTGGATACCCGCTATGGAGCCTGTATTATACAACCTAATATAAGGACTGGTAGCTTCGTTATAACGGTCGGCTCCCCTAGAAACAGACGGGAGTGCCATCATTATGTTGTTAAAACTCCGAACGAATGTCATAGAGCGTCCGAGAATCACAATAATGAATATAAATCAGCAGGTGGGAAGCATTCAAAATCACACAGAAACAGTCATAGTCACAGTTGTACCCCGTGTATGCCCGCTTACAACAATCAAGACGCAAATAGCCTCGAAGCTTATGATTTAGCAAGTCCATGTTGTGATCCGCATTGTGTGCCAAATtcaagaaagaaaataaagcgGAAGAAAGAATGCTCCAAGGAACACAAACGTAAAGAAAAATACCAGCAAATAGATAAATCTACACAAAAGCCGGACAGCTTTTCCAACTCGCGTACAAAAAAAGTGTGTTCATCCGGGCAATGTTCGAGTCGTTATCGTTACTTGACCACGGAATCTACACAGACTAGCCAATGTAGCCTGCAGTCATACGCCACAAGCAACGCGACTGCACCATGTGACAATTCAGTCTCTAGTTACAGTACTTCCTTAAGTAGTGACACACTTTTTTGGGATAATGATCGGTCTGAAGCAAAATCATCACCAAAGATACAATATCAAAGCTCTCACCAACACGTCAAGCCGAAATCGTGGGACAACCTCACTACGAAAGCTTTTGGCGGCTATGGTTTTGGATACGGCTATTTAGATACAACTGCAAAACATGCCAATCGATCCAAGAGCCATGGCCGCAGTCACAGCGGACGTAGCACACAAAGCCATCACGAGTACCAACATCAATCACAAGAAAAACACACTCACCGCCAATGTTCTACGTCTCATCACTACCAATCATATGGTAGGAATCACAATCACTGTGCGCCCACTAAATCTACTGAGAGTCTTATCGTTGTGCCGAAATATCAACTGGAAAGCAGCGGGTCGGAGAGTCGCTTGGCCTGTGACTGCGGGGAGGCCATAGAATACTACCGGAAGGTTAGTGCTACGAAGAATTCTGGCGACAGTCACACTGGATACTATTCCCATCATTTTATATACCCAACCcattcttacaaaaaaaaggACTCCAACGTTAGCTCTGAAATAACCAGGCTTTAA